A DNA window from Actinomycetota bacterium contains the following coding sequences:
- a CDS encoding pilus assembly protein TadG-related protein — MVHAIQLGSIVRRMAAAVARRVAACAADDRGAIAVVVGVLMVVLVGMAGVGIDLARTRSYAEAAQASADSAALAGAQDLLAFPGWPRVVSDVETFVQANLPSAALSWSGCTDAAALPYQPDAAHGNGCISADSSTSPTRLRVRLPAMAVPTSFGRVLGVVSVPVAAAATARVITSPDCGLCVLSSTANPAFRANGTALVQVTGAALLDNSTAADAASVIGYSSVVADEIGGPSAPDGFRTTGNGRYTPQPVQAPPVGDPLASLLQCPQAGAAVCPAVVDPDVNLTGSTSASITPGIYQNISVQGQASLTMAPGTYIITHSMSFSGGGALTGNGVTLYFACSAYPAPCTAGQSGATFSITGNGATGITPPASGPFQGLAIFADRNNATSSSLNGNGGTLLTGTVYTKGEALALTGNGAETSTLNSMVIANTVTTSGNGNLAIAFSAAQNASLGTVALQG; from the coding sequence ATGGTGCACGCCATACAACTCGGGTCCATAGTTCGCCGGATGGCGGCGGCGGTCGCCCGGCGCGTCGCGGCTTGCGCAGCCGACGACCGCGGCGCCATCGCAGTGGTGGTTGGCGTCCTCATGGTCGTACTGGTGGGCATGGCGGGGGTGGGGATCGATCTGGCCCGCACCCGGAGCTACGCCGAGGCCGCTCAGGCCAGCGCCGACTCGGCCGCCCTGGCCGGTGCCCAGGACCTGCTGGCTTTCCCGGGGTGGCCCCGGGTGGTGTCGGATGTCGAGACGTTCGTCCAGGCAAACCTGCCGAGCGCGGCGCTCTCGTGGAGCGGCTGCACGGACGCAGCTGCACTCCCGTACCAGCCCGACGCCGCGCATGGCAACGGCTGCATCTCGGCCGACTCCAGCACCTCGCCCACCCGTCTCCGGGTCCGGCTACCCGCCATGGCGGTCCCCACGAGCTTCGGGCGCGTGCTGGGGGTGGTCTCGGTCCCAGTTGCGGCGGCCGCCACCGCCCGGGTGATCACCTCGCCCGACTGCGGTCTGTGCGTGCTCAGCTCCACGGCCAACCCGGCGTTCAGGGCCAACGGTACCGCCCTGGTGCAGGTAACCGGCGCCGCGCTGCTGGACAACTCGACGGCGGCGGATGCCGCCAGCGTGATCGGCTACTCCAGCGTGGTGGCCGACGAGATCGGCGGCCCGTCAGCCCCCGACGGCTTCCGGACCACGGGCAATGGCCGCTATACGCCCCAGCCGGTGCAGGCTCCCCCCGTCGGCGACCCCCTTGCCTCCCTCCTGCAGTGCCCGCAGGCCGGGGCGGCGGTGTGCCCGGCCGTGGTGGATCCCGACGTCAACCTGACCGGCAGCACCTCGGCGTCGATCACCCCCGGCATCTACCAGAACATCTCGGTGCAGGGCCAGGCATCGCTCACGATGGCGCCGGGCACCTACATCATCACGCACTCGATGAGCTTCTCCGGCGGCGGCGCATTGACCGGCAACGGCGTGACCCTGTACTTCGCCTGCTCCGCCTATCCCGCGCCGTGCACCGCCGGGCAGTCCGGGGCCACCTTCTCCATCACCGGCAACGGGGCCACCGGCATCACGCCCCCCGCCTCCGGGCCTTTCCAGGGGCTGGCGATCTTCGCCGACCGCAACAACGCCACCTCGTCCAGCCTCAACGGCAATGGCGGCACGTTGTTGACGGGCACGGTCTACACCAAGGGCGAGGCGCTGGCGCTGACCGGGAACGGCGCTGAGACCAGCACCCTGAACTCGATGGTGATCGCCAATACCGTCACCACCTCGGGCAACGGGAACCTGGCCATCGCATTCTCGGCCGCCCAGAACGCTTCCCTGGGCACCGTAGCTCTCCAGGGCTGA
- a CDS encoding TadE/TadG family type IV pilus assembly protein codes for MESQRGFRSIRQREDDAGQGRRGLGSRGSAALEFALVIPMVVMLVLGVVDFGNVYNQWAGLRSGVAAGARFGSVANFGATSACPLTFVGGTAPSADLQNLMCLVKSSIGLPQSGVRIDVLISDPTLSTTGTAWLVGGGLTLCAEYPVLSVTGAFGSAFGGHYLRSKTTIRIEQAASQVETQGAETDPSGSGWAWCTPYNSGP; via the coding sequence ATGGAGAGTCAGCGGGGATTCCGGTCCATCCGGCAGCGGGAGGACGACGCCGGTCAGGGACGGCGTGGGCTCGGCTCCCGGGGCTCGGCGGCGCTGGAGTTCGCTCTGGTCATCCCCATGGTGGTGATGCTGGTCCTAGGCGTCGTGGACTTCGGCAACGTCTACAACCAGTGGGCCGGGCTCCGCTCCGGCGTGGCCGCCGGGGCCCGCTTCGGCAGTGTCGCCAACTTCGGGGCGACCTCCGCGTGCCCGCTGACCTTCGTCGGCGGCACAGCACCCTCCGCCGACCTCCAGAACCTCATGTGCCTGGTGAAGAGCAGCATCGGTCTTCCGCAGAGCGGCGTGCGTATCGACGTGCTCATCTCCGATCCGACGCTCAGCACCACCGGCACCGCATGGCTCGTGGGCGGGGGGCTGACGCTGTGTGCCGAGTACCCGGTCCTTTCGGTCACTGGAGCGTTCGGTTCCGCCTTCGGCGGGCACTACCTGCGCTCCAAGACCACCATCCGCATCGAGCAGGCAGCCAGTCAAGTCGAGACCCAGGGTGCCGAGACAGACCCGTCGGGATCGGGGTGGGCATGGTGCACGCCATACAACTCGGGTCCATAG